Genomic window (Bradyrhizobium sp. 186):
ATATCAGTGGCTTTAGCGCGTAGAGCCTTGCGAACCATCGGTCCTGCACTGACGCGGGTTCGCTCGCGAGCGCGGCTTCGATATCGCGCGGTCGGATTCCCGTCGCGCGATACCACGGCTCAGGGTCGCCAGTGGCCCCGCGTCGCATTTCAGTTTGGGCAGTCGTGTTGATAGGGGTTCGCCAGCCTAGTAGTTGAGCGAGGTCTCCCATCAGGTAAAACGTCGAAGCAACCCACGAAGGCAAGTTCAAACGGTGGACGGGCTGCCACCGCAGCCAGCGGCGCAAGAGCGCGACGGCATCACTGAAAATCATCTGCCGTGGCCCTGCCAAATCGAGTGCGACGCGGGAAGGTGCGTCGGGCCTCAAGAAAAAGACAACGGTTTCGACAACATCATCAATGTGCACCGGCTGGATGGGCGCGGTGTCAGGCATGACGGGCAAAACAGGCAATGACGCAAGGCCACGTAACAAAGCGCTGCCACCGTAGGCGGCCCTTCCCATCACCACCGATGGTCGAAGAACAACCCAATCGAGGTCACGTGAGGTGAGAGCGATTTCTCCGTCCCGCTTCGTGCGTGAAAAGATACTGACAGCATCCCGATTTGCGCCAATGGCGGAAAGAAGGATCACCCGCCGAATACCTTCCGCTTCACAAGCGGCGTAAAGTGCACCGCTGCCCGAGATATGAACGCCCCGCATATCCTGTCCCTGCAGGGCTCCCGCTGCATTGATGACTGCGTCTATGCCTTTGAGAATTGGCTTCCAGTTTTCGGCGTGCGTCGTCTGCGCGAGGTCTAGGGGCACGTGGTGGTCGCCCTGTAGCCCTGTGGAGGAGCGGGACACCGATACACATTCGTGCCCTTCAACGGTAAGCCGTGCGTTGATAGCAGATCCAATATAACCCGTGCCACCAACAATCAGGATCCGCATCGACTATTCCCGCTGGACGGTCCGGTGGCGCAGACCGCGGATCAACTCCTCCACGTACGGCAAAATTTCGAGGAGCGCAGTCAGGACCAGCATGGTTACGATGTAAGGAACGGGTAGCGGATGCTGCTTCAGCGTGAATGAAAAAGCCGGCGTGCCAAAGCCGAACAATGCTGTGAAAGCCGACCAGTGAAGTGCAATGACCAGCAGCAATCCTGTCAGCGGAAGCATTTCGAGAACACTGTGGACGTGCTGTTCGGCCGGCAAGATCTCGCGCATGGCCGATGCGTAGCGAACGTCCCAAATTGCAGTCGCTTCATGAAGTATCAGAAACGCGATCATGACCAGAATCACGCCGGAGGTAATTTCGAAGAAGAGCGCAGCCAGCACCGGAACGGCCATTTCGGCAAACTGAAGAAGGTGCAGGATCGACTCCTTCCAGCCGCTTGTCTTTTCGATATGTGCGGCGCAATGGCAGAGATAATCGGCAAAGCCGGCAGCCAGCCAAAGCGGCAGCACGAAATACATCAACATTCCCCGCAGGACCTCGTCGGGCCCCATATCAGGCTCCTTTGCAACGCCTGGACGGATAAATCGGTGTCCGCACGAACGTTCCTCATGTCGGAACTCGCGAGAAGCTCGCTGCGGGCGCGTGCTTGATGGACTTATCGCCGCGATGGGCTTATCGCCGCGTGGGCCCGATGCTCTCCATTTCGGAGCCAGCAGGCCACGCAACTAACCCTGTTATTTGGTGGTCGGATCAGCGACGAGGGCGATGCCGGCGGCGCGACATGGAGGACCTTGTTGGCAGGCGGCGCGTTGGAAAGGTACTTACCATCCTTTGAATCATGTTCAAAACAACTAGATTATCAGCAGGTCAACGTAAAGGGCCAAGCTTTCCGGTCACCATCCGGCCGACCAGAGCGGATGTCGTGGCCGCACGCTTCATCGCCCGCAACACTGCGCCGGCTCCGGAGATGGTAGCCCGCGCCCTGACTTGGGGCGCCGACGAGAAGGTGCTTCTGGTCCTGGCGGCGGCTGGTTGGCTTGCGTCGCGCGGGCGGGGCGAGCCGCTGCGGCGCGCCGGCAACCATACGCTGCTGGTCACGGTCGCGGCATCGCTGCTGCCTCACGGTTTGAAGCGTCTCTTCGACCAGACCCGCCCGGACCGCAGAACTGTGGTCGGGCACCTCCATGGCGTCCCGTTTTCCGGGAAACGTGAGGATGCCTTTCCTTCCGGCCACGCGCTGCACATGGGGGCCTTGGCATCGGCGGCCGGCGCGTTGCCGGCCGGCCGCCGCCAGGCGATCCGCGCGCTTGCGGTTGGGCTCGCGCTGACGCGCATAGTGGTTCTGGCGCACTGGGCGAGCGATGTCGTTGCGGGTTTTGCCTTGGGGGCGGTTCTCGAACGGAGCCTCCGAGTTTGGACCGGCTATCCCGGCGATACTTCAATGGAGAACGATCATGCCGACCCTTGAGGACCTGAAGGGATATGCGGAGCGTGCGACCGGTCTGCGGCGCCCGGGCAAGCGCAAAGCCATGGATCTCGCGCAGGTGCGAAAGCCCCACACTGTCCGCTTCAAGGATGACGGTCTCGTCCCCAATCATCCGCGATGGCCGCTGGTCCTCTATCGCAGCGCAGTCAATCTCGACGCGCGACACGACGCGGCCGCGGTGATCGAGGATCTGTTTGAGGCAAACGGTTGGGGCGACGCTTGGCGCGACGGCATCTACGACTACGTGCACTACCATTCCCGGATCCATGAGGTGCTCGGCATTGCACGCGGAAAGGGGCGCGTTCGCTTTGGCGGCAAGAAGGGAAGGATCTTCACGTTGAAGGCTGGCGACATCGCTGTTCTGCCGGCCGGTACGGGGCACCAGTGTCTGGGGGCAGACGATGACTTCCTCGTCGTCGGCGCCTATCCGCCAGTGGGCACCTACGACGAATGCACGACGGTGGAGGACCGTCCACGCGCCCTCAAGAGCATTCCGAAGACGCCGCCGCCGCGCAAAGATCCAGTCTACGGCGCCGGCGGGCCGCTCTTAAAACTCTGGAAAAAAGCGAAATGACCGAGTACGTCATCCGGTTCCTCGTCGGGGGCGCCGTGGTATCGGCCTTCGCGATGCTGGGAGACCTTCTGCGTCCCAAGAGCTTCGCCGGTCTTTTCGCAGCAGCACCGTCAGTTGCGCTCGCAACCCTCGGAATAGCACTGTACCAGCACGGGGCCCACTACGCGGCCCTGCAAACCCACGCCATGATTGCGGGAGCGGGCTCGCCGTCTACAGCGTCGTCGTTTGTCAAATCCTCGCTCGCGCGCGGCTGAGAGCGTTGCCCGCCACTTTGCTATCCCTCGTCGTCTGGCTGATCGTGGCCTTCGGCGTGCTGACCCTCGCCCGGGGGCAGTCATGACGCCGGTCCGCTTCTCGCCGTCATCTCTCAAGGAGGGCCGCTGGTACGAATATCTAATCCGGTTCGCGCTCGGCGGCGCCGCGACCGTCTTCACCGGTCTCGTCAGCAGCCGTTATGGAGCCTCGATCGGCGGCCTTTTCCTTGCCCTTCCGGCGATCTTCTGCGCCAGCGCCACGTTGATCGAGAAGCACGAAATCCGCCGCAAGCGAGAGGCAGGCCTCGCCGGCGAGCGCCGCGGGCAAATGGCGGCCGCGGTCGACTCCGCCGGCACCGCACTTGGGGCACTCGGCATGCTGGCCTTTGCGATCGTCTTTTCCTTGATGGCGGAAAGCAGCATCGCAGCCGCCTTCATGGGCGCGTCGCTCGCCTGGTTGATCATTTCCGTGGCAGCCTGGTACGTGCGCCGCAAGATGCGGTCGATGTGGAGAGGGCGGACCGAACAAAAAGGCGGCGGCTCCGCGATTCCGCGAAGCCGCTGAGGGTGGTCGTACGACGCGTATCAGGCCGCGGTCGACGCCTTTGCATTGACACCCTTACGCAGCGCCACCGTGTTGAGTTTGGTGTTGGCCGCCTTTTCCTCGTTCAAATTGGTCGTGAGGAAGCGCACGATGTCATCGTGGCCGAGCTGCTCGGCCCAGGCGATCAGTGTGCCATAGCGACAGATCTCATAGTGCTCTACGGCCTGAGCGGCAGCGACGATGGCGGCATCGAGTACGGCCTTGTCCTCGATCTCGCTGGCGATCTCGTCGGCCTCCTTGATGATGCCGTCGATCGCCGGACACTGTGTCCCGCTGGGCTGCTTGCCGAGTTTCTCGAACACCTTCTGAAGCCGCTCGACCTGCTTGTTGGTCTCTTCGAGATGACCTTTCAGCCCGGCGACAAGGTCGCGGTTGGTCGCTTTTTCGATCATGTCGGGCAGCGATTTGATGATCTGCTGCTCGGCGTAATACATATCGTGAAGACCATGAATCAACAGGTCTTCCATCGATTTTATGTCCTTGGTGAAGATTCCCATTTCGCCGCCTCCTTTGGCATTGATGCAATGGAACGCCGCTGACCAGCTGCTGTTCCTCTCCATAAGCGTGCACTCGGATGATCGAGATGGATGCGTCGCGACCCTCAGGGCGAGGACAATGGGACGATATGCCGCGACAGCCATGCGGCTGTTCTGCGGTGGAGGGGCACGATGGGGAACGCGAGAAGCCGCGCGCCTGCTTCTCGACCGCCCCAGTCTTCGGCCAGACCGGGTGAGGAACGGGATAAACCTAACCGTCGTTGATACAAGCCGCACATTTTGCTTGCGACTTGTCTAGGGTTCAAGATGGCTGACGAAACGATCACGGCTACCGGTATTGCCGCTCACGGCGCCTCCCGCCTCCCCTCAGTCGAGGTCGACAGCTTCAACCTTGAACTGAAGGATGAGGAAGGATTTCTTGGGGATCGTGCCAGCAAGGGCGCCTTTCGGGAAACTCTCGAAAAGTGGCGCAAGCCACTGCGTAAGTCCGGCGAAGACCCGTTCGGCAAGGAGCTTTCCGAAGACATCAGCAAGAAGGAACTCGACGCCAGCCTGGTCGGCGACGACACCGACGCCTGGGCGGTCGTGCAGAGCGCGATTGAGGACTTCGCACAGGAGCTCGCCCACGTTACGCGACGCTTCCTCAAGACCAAGGCCTGGGATAAGACCGAGCGCATCGTCGTGGGCGGCGGCATTAGCAATAGCCGGCTCGGCGAACTCGCCATAGCGCGCGCCGAAATCATCCTGAAGGCCGAGAACTTCAAGATCGAGATGCTACCGATCCATCGCCACCCGGACGACGCAGGCCTTATCGGCGCTCTCTATCTTGCTCCCTCCTGGATCTTCGAAGCTCACGATTCCATCCTTGCCGTCGACATCGGAGGCACGAACATCCGCTGTGGCGTCGTGGAAACGCGTCGCAAAAAGGCTCCGGACCTCACCAAGGCATGCGTGTGGAAGTCCGAACTATGGCGTCATGCCGACGACGAACCCAGCCGCGAGGAAGCAGTTAAGCGTCTCGTCAAAATGCTCAAGGACCTGATCGCGAAAGCGGAGAACGAAGGATTCAAGCTCGCGCCGATCATCGGCATCGCGTGTCCTGGCGTCATCGAGAGCGACGGCTCGATCGCGAAGGGCGCGCAGAACCTGCCCGGCAATTGGGAGAGCAGCAAGTTCAATTTGGCGGCAACTCTGGTCGAAGCCATCCCTCAGATCGGAGAACATGACACGGCGATCGTCATGCATAACGACGGCGTGGTGCAGGGTCTGTCCGAGATCCCATTCATGCAGGACGTGAAATGTTGGGGCGTGCTGACGATCGGCACCGGCCTCGGCAACGCCCGCTTCACCAACCGTAACGGCAAAAGCGAAGGCTGAGCCCAACCCTATACAGGCCGACACTCAAGAATATCGGGAAGGGAGGAACGTCGCGCCCCGCCAACTGTTTGCTCAATCATCGCGGAGCATAGGAGGAGCGTCCATGGCTACGCAGATCCTGTCGGACCATAGCGGGGATACGCGGCACGAATTTGACGCGGCAGACCTGGAAGCATTGGCCAAGGCGGAGCAGCGCTTCAAGAAATTGACCGGCAAGGGATTGACTGCGGCAATACGGACGGGGTCCCGCGAAGTCGCCGTAGTGCGGGCGTTCGACCCGACGGCCCAGGAAACGATATTCCACCCGCCCCTCGTCGGCGGCTAGGTGAGTGCTGGGCCATGCTTCTGTTCGGAGCTCGACGCCGGGCGGGTTCGCGGCTGCAAACGCTCCGCGAGCTCTATGCCGGCTTCATCGGAGAAAACTCGCCAGAGGCCCGCGGCCGCCATCTGTTGCGCGCGTGGCTGTCACCGGTACAACTCGCCCAGTTCGATGAACATCGGTACTTCGACGTGGTCGGTTGCGATACGGCCAAGCGGTACCGCATCAACTATGGGACGGCTGCGAACGTCCACGAGCTCGACAGGGCGGGAACGCCGAGGGTGGGTTGGTGCTTCGTGCCTTCAGCGCGCCTGGTGCCCGGCGACGTGATGCTCACGCAGAAGATTGCTCTGGAAACCAACGAGAATGCCGCGCTCGCGGTGGCCAACGAGTTTTCGCCGCGGATGCCGTTTAACCGATGATCGTAGGGAGAATGCCATGCTCGATTATCCGCGCCCGCCTTATCCCAACCAACAGCAACCGATGCCTGGTTCGACGTCGGCGATGAAGCCACGTCCGGACCATGGCGAGGAAAGCTACAAGGGATCGGGCCGTCTTGCAGGCAAGAAGGCCGTCATTACCGGAGGAGACAGCGGGATCGGGCGAGCGGTGGCAATTGCATATGCCCGTGAGGGGGCCGATCTGCTCATTTCTTATCTCGACGAACATCAAGATGCCGAGGAGGTGAAGGCTCTCGTCGAGAAGGAAGGCCACAAAGCTGTCTTGTTTCCCGGAGACCTGCGAAAGCCAGATTACTGCCGCGCCGTCATTAAACGTGCCGTCGATGAGCTCGGCGGGATCGATATCCTCGTCAACAATGCGGCCCACCAGGCCGCGTTCAAGGATATCGCGGATATCAGTGATGACGAATGGCAGAGCACCTTCGAGGTCAACATCCATGCGATGTTCTATCTCTCCAAGGCGGTCGTTGCGCATATGAAGTCGGGGTCCGCCATCATTAACACCGCTTCCGTGAATGCCGACATGCCAAACCCCATCCTGCTGGCGTATGCGACCACCAAGGGTGCGATCCAGAACTTCACGGGCGGTCTTGAGATGCTTGCCGAAAAGGGCATACGCGTTAACGCCGTCGCGCCGGGCCCGATCTGGACGCCGCTGATCCCGTCAACCATGCCGTCGGATACGGTAAAGAACTTCGGCAAGCAGGTGCCGATGAAACGAGCCGGGCAGCCAGCTGAGCTCGCAACCGCCTATGTCATGCTGGCCGATCCGCTCTCGAGCTATACGTCCGGTGCGACACTCGCTGTAACGGGCGGAAAACCTTTCATCTGATCGCGAGAGCGACGAGGCGGAAGCTTAGTGTGGCGTAGCGCCCAGCGCACACCATTGCTAATGCTTGCGGTTCTCGTCCTGCTTGTTTCTTCTCAGGTTTGCCGGTCGCAGAGAACGAACCCAGCCATTGAAACTGGCAACCCTCACGTGGTGTTGATCGGCTCACAACCTGCCCGGCAGCTTTT
Coding sequences:
- a CDS encoding SDR family oxidoreductase — translated: MRILIVGGTGYIGSAINARLTVEGHECVSVSRSSTGLQGDHHVPLDLAQTTHAENWKPILKGIDAVINAAGALQGQDMRGVHISGSGALYAACEAEGIRRVILLSAIGANRDAVSIFSRTKRDGEIALTSRDLDWVVLRPSVVMGRAAYGGSALLRGLASLPVLPVMPDTAPIQPVHIDDVVETVVFFLRPDAPSRVALDLAGPRQMIFSDAVALLRRWLRWQPVHRLNLPSWVASTFYLMGDLAQLLGWRTPINTTAQTEMRRGATGDPEPWYRATGIRPRDIEAALASEPASVQDRWFARLYALKPLIFGIFGLFWIVTGIISLGPGWDIGMSLLREGGLEGNVAVLTVVAGALADIVIGLAILFRPFSRYGLWAALIISLVYIVIGTTLVPRLWSDPLGPMLKIWPVLMLNLVAMAIREDR
- a CDS encoding diguanylate cyclase translates to MGPDEVLRGMLMYFVLPLWLAAGFADYLCHCAAHIEKTSGWKESILHLLQFAEMAVPVLAALFFEITSGVILVMIAFLILHEATAIWDVRYASAMREILPAEQHVHSVLEMLPLTGLLLVIALHWSAFTALFGFGTPAFSFTLKQHPLPVPYIVTMLVLTALLEILPYVEELIRGLRHRTVQRE
- a CDS encoding phosphatase PAP2 family protein, yielding MFKTTRLSAGQRKGPSFPVTIRPTRADVVAARFIARNTAPAPEMVARALTWGADEKVLLVLAAAGWLASRGRGEPLRRAGNHTLLVTVAASLLPHGLKRLFDQTRPDRRTVVGHLHGVPFSGKREDAFPSGHALHMGALASAAGALPAGRRQAIRALAVGLALTRIVVLAHWASDVVAGFALGAVLERSLRVWTGYPGDTSMENDHADP
- a CDS encoding cupin domain-containing protein — translated: MPTLEDLKGYAERATGLRRPGKRKAMDLAQVRKPHTVRFKDDGLVPNHPRWPLVLYRSAVNLDARHDAAAVIEDLFEANGWGDAWRDGIYDYVHYHSRIHEVLGIARGKGRVRFGGKKGRIFTLKAGDIAVLPAGTGHQCLGADDDFLVVGAYPPVGTYDECTTVEDRPRALKSIPKTPPPRKDPVYGAGGPLLKLWKKAK
- a CDS encoding DUF3147 family protein; amino-acid sequence: MTPVRFSPSSLKEGRWYEYLIRFALGGAATVFTGLVSSRYGASIGGLFLALPAIFCASATLIEKHEIRRKREAGLAGERRGQMAAAVDSAGTALGALGMLAFAIVFSLMAESSIAAAFMGASLAWLIISVAAWYVRRKMRSMWRGRTEQKGGGSAIPRSR
- a CDS encoding ferritin-like domain-containing protein; translated protein: MGIFTKDIKSMEDLLIHGLHDMYYAEQQIIKSLPDMIEKATNRDLVAGLKGHLEETNKQVERLQKVFEKLGKQPSGTQCPAIDGIIKEADEIASEIEDKAVLDAAIVAAAQAVEHYEICRYGTLIAWAEQLGHDDIVRFLTTNLNEEKAANTKLNTVALRKGVNAKASTAA
- a CDS encoding ROK family protein, which codes for MADETITATGIAAHGASRLPSVEVDSFNLELKDEEGFLGDRASKGAFRETLEKWRKPLRKSGEDPFGKELSEDISKKELDASLVGDDTDAWAVVQSAIEDFAQELAHVTRRFLKTKAWDKTERIVVGGGISNSRLGELAIARAEIILKAENFKIEMLPIHRHPDDAGLIGALYLAPSWIFEAHDSILAVDIGGTNIRCGVVETRRKKAPDLTKACVWKSELWRHADDEPSREEAVKRLVKMLKDLIAKAENEGFKLAPIIGIACPGVIESDGSIAKGAQNLPGNWESSKFNLAATLVEAIPQIGEHDTAIVMHNDGVVQGLSEIPFMQDVKCWGVLTIGTGLGNARFTNRNGKSEG
- a CDS encoding SDR family oxidoreductase — encoded protein: MLDYPRPPYPNQQQPMPGSTSAMKPRPDHGEESYKGSGRLAGKKAVITGGDSGIGRAVAIAYAREGADLLISYLDEHQDAEEVKALVEKEGHKAVLFPGDLRKPDYCRAVIKRAVDELGGIDILVNNAAHQAAFKDIADISDDEWQSTFEVNIHAMFYLSKAVVAHMKSGSAIINTASVNADMPNPILLAYATTKGAIQNFTGGLEMLAEKGIRVNAVAPGPIWTPLIPSTMPSDTVKNFGKQVPMKRAGQPAELATAYVMLADPLSSYTSGATLAVTGGKPFI